A genomic window from Luteolibacter sp. LG18 includes:
- a CDS encoding VOC family protein, which translates to MSTHTAATPASPITASQMCVSLPVKDLQASIAFFKALGFAFNPDFSSENAACVALGTNFQAMLLDHQMFRSFAPRDIADTSKVCEMLVALHLESRAAVDEIVRRAVAPGGASHDEPQDHGFMYDHGFTDLDGHGWGVFHMVGAPCQQTSPG; encoded by the coding sequence ATGAGCACCCACACCGCCGCCACTCCGGCCAGCCCGATCACCGCTTCACAGATGTGCGTGAGCCTACCTGTGAAGGACCTTCAGGCCTCGATCGCCTTCTTCAAGGCACTCGGCTTCGCTTTCAATCCGGATTTCAGCAGCGAAAACGCTGCCTGCGTGGCTCTCGGCACGAATTTCCAGGCGATGCTGCTGGATCATCAGATGTTCCGCAGTTTCGCCCCCCGGGACATCGCGGACACCAGCAAGGTTTGCGAAATGCTGGTCGCTCTTCATCTGGAGTCCCGCGCGGCGGTCGATGAAATCGTGCGCCGCGCCGTGGCCCCCGGTGGGGCCAGCCACGATGAGCCGCAGGACCACGGGTTCATGTATGACCACGGCTTCACCGACCTGGACGGGCACGGGTGGGGCGTCTTCCACATGGTTGGCGCGCCGTGCCAGCAGACTTCACCGGGCTGA
- a CDS encoding Lrp/AsnC family transcriptional regulator yields the protein MSHIVPVEHSDPVNAQILSISEDLIAGFHRHPFHVIAEKSGVALPVVLERIRAMLEGGVIRRVRQTLLSTKLAHGALVAWRVPEEKLNAAFDFMAKEDPFSGHVVIRSTDTEVSGSGYRLWTTLKVPVGESLDEHAQVLMRLTGAEEYLLMPANGVFALGVGHVRRRTLEPGDRADEPGVMMTTVPVDLTEEEWNVLLALKEELTPDEITASPWDARAEIAGVSLERFCEVAETLNAKKVIGRFSTFLEHVKPSSTGERVTRFNGLFHWAVPKGREIEAGGEVGRHYCMTHCYWREGGPQFGDVNIMGVVHGTEKTRVLEHKAAIDRYLESVGIPVSYTNVFWGGRSEIKPSEISPKVYHEWHAKHAE from the coding sequence ATGAGCCACATTGTCCCCGTCGAGCACAGCGATCCCGTCAACGCGCAGATTCTTTCCATTTCCGAAGACCTGATCGCGGGCTTCCACCGCCACCCGTTCCATGTGATCGCGGAGAAATCCGGCGTCGCCCTGCCGGTGGTGCTGGAGCGCATCCGCGCGATGCTGGAGGGCGGGGTGATCCGCCGGGTGCGCCAGACGCTGCTTTCCACCAAACTGGCCCACGGCGCGTTGGTCGCCTGGCGCGTGCCCGAAGAGAAGCTGAACGCGGCTTTCGACTTCATGGCGAAGGAAGATCCCTTCTCCGGCCACGTGGTGATCCGCTCCACCGACACCGAGGTGTCCGGTTCCGGCTACCGCCTGTGGACGACCCTGAAGGTGCCGGTCGGCGAATCGCTCGACGAACACGCCCAGGTGCTGATGCGCCTTACCGGGGCCGAGGAATACCTTCTCATGCCCGCCAACGGCGTGTTCGCGCTGGGCGTGGGCCATGTCCGCCGCCGCACCCTGGAACCGGGTGACCGCGCGGATGAACCGGGCGTGATGATGACGACCGTTCCCGTCGATTTGACGGAGGAGGAGTGGAACGTGTTGCTCGCCCTCAAGGAAGAGCTGACGCCGGACGAAATCACCGCCAGCCCATGGGATGCCCGCGCGGAGATCGCAGGCGTGAGCTTGGAGCGCTTCTGCGAGGTGGCAGAGACGCTGAACGCCAAGAAGGTGATCGGCCGTTTCTCGACCTTCCTAGAGCACGTGAAACCTTCTTCTACCGGTGAGCGCGTGACCCGATTCAACGGCCTGTTCCACTGGGCGGTGCCGAAGGGCCGCGAGATCGAGGCCGGCGGCGAAGTGGGCCGCCACTACTGCATGACCCACTGCTACTGGCGTGAGGGCGGCCCGCAATTCGGCGACGTCAACATCATGGGAGTGGTCCACGGCACCGAGAAGACCCGCGTGCTGGAGCACAAGGCGGCGATCGACCGCTATCTGGAAAGCGTCGGTATCCCGGTTTCCTACACCAACGTCTTCTGGGGTGGCCGCTCCGAGATCAAGCCGTCCGAGATCTCCCCGAAGGTCTACCACGAGTGGCACGCCAAGCACGCGGAGTGA